The DNA segment GGGCGGCGGGGCCGCAACGGACCAATGTTTGGAGTAGGTCGGTCACGCGCAGCGTGGCCGACAGGACTGTCCGCGCTTCGGCGTCGGGGTCCGAGACATCATGAATGATGAAAAGGATGAAGAGGATGAAAATGATGAACCGAGAGCGCCGCAGGCAGTGATGAAGACCGGGCAGAAGCTGAGGCGACAGCCGAATGGCCCTGCACCATCATTTTCATCCTCTTCATCATTTTCATCTTTCTAGATGTCACCGGCCCGACCATTCGATCCTGCCCGCGCCAGCTCCGGCAGACAATCGGTTATCAGGCAAGGATGAATAGGATGAAGGAGAGCACCTCATCCGCTGGTGCGGGCTGGTGATACAGGACTGGCTCCGCCGGTCCAGCGCGCCATCCCATCCATCCTATTCATCCTTGCCAATACCCTAAATCAGGCCTCTCCACAGGAAGGACGGCGTCGAATGGCCCGGAACACAGGCGAAGGCTTTCGGCCACGCTGCGCGTGACCGACCTACGGGCCTGTGGACCTGGACGGTGGGGCATCAGGTGATGGCGTCGAGCTGGGCGTCGGTGAGCGTACCGGGGACGACCGTGACCGGGATGCGCAAGGTGCCGCTCATCTGCCCGACGATGTGGCTGATCAGGGGGCCGGGGCCGCCGCGGCCAGCGCCGGCGGCCAGCACCAGGATGGAGATCCCAGGCTCCTCCTCGATCAGCTTCAGCAGCTCGTCGCGCCGCGTTCCCTCGCGGATATAGAGGCAGGGCAGGAAGCCGGAGATATCCACAACCTCCTTAGCAAGGCGCTGGAGCAGATGCTCCGCCTCCTCCCGCGCCTCCTGCTTCATCAGGGCTTCCACGGCGCCCCACTGCTGAAGCTCCCCCATCTCCATCACATGCAGCAATGCCACCCGCCCGCCGGAATTGCGGGCGCGCAGGGCGGCGTAGTGCAGCGCGACGGTCATTTCCTCGCTCTCGTCCACAACGACCAGGAAAATGCGCTGATGAATTTCGGTGGCGATGGGTTGGGTCATGACGTCTCTCCCCGATCAGGGATCAGGACTTGCGGAACACGACGCCGGCCAGCCAGCCGGCGGCCACGGCCAGCAGGATGCCGACGATGGCATAGAGCACGGGCAGACGTTGCGCGAACTCGAACACATTGGCGGAGAAGCCGATCTTGGAAACGGAGAGCGGGATGGTCTGGGCGCTGACCACCTCCCCCTCCCGGATCAGGAACACGGTCGTGGTGTAGATGCCGGTGGGCACGTTGGCCGGAATGTGGATGCGGACATCGAACAGGCGCTGGCCCAGGAAGGTGATCTCCTGCGCTTCCGTGCTGTAGAGGCTCAGCTTCTGCTTGTTGCGGATCAGGGCCGCGCGGAACCGGGCCACATCCTCGGCGGAGGCCTCGTCCTCCGGCACCAGCCGCACATGGTCCAGCCCGATCTCATGCCGCTGCAGCACCGCCGGGCTCACATCCTCCGTAAGGTCGCCGCTGGTAGCCACGGCATAGAAGCCGGGCACCCGGTCGAAGGTCATGCTCTCGGTGTTCATCCAGATGCCGGCCACCCGGTCCTTCTGGCGCACGACCACCTCCCCCTCCGGCCCCTGGACCACGATGGCGACCTCTCCCGGCCCGTCGGTAGTGCCGTAGATCAGCAGGTCCGTGCCGGTGAAGCCGGTGGTGATGGCGATCAGATGGTCGGACAGGTTCGCGACCAGCGCCTGCGCCAGCACCGGCCGCGGCCAGAACGCCGCAAGCGCCAGCAGGAGGAGCAGCGCCGACGCCATGGTCCGGGTACGGGAGGCGGAGCGCGCCGGGAAGGTGCCGTCGGTCATGCCTCGACGCCTC comes from the Indioceanicola profundi genome and includes:
- a CDS encoding TIGR02186 family protein, with translation MTDGTFPARSASRTRTMASALLLLLALAAFWPRPVLAQALVANLSDHLIAITTGFTGTDLLIYGTTDGPGEVAIVVQGPEGEVVVRQKDRVAGIWMNTESMTFDRVPGFYAVATSGDLTEDVSPAVLQRHEIGLDHVRLVPEDEASAEDVARFRAALIRNKQKLSLYSTEAQEITFLGQRLFDVRIHIPANVPTGIYTTTVFLIREGEVVSAQTIPLSVSKIGFSANVFEFAQRLPVLYAIVGILLAVAAGWLAGVVFRKS
- a CDS encoding universal stress protein gives rise to the protein MTQPIATEIHQRIFLVVVDESEEMTVALHYAALRARNSGGRVALLHVMEMGELQQWGAVEALMKQEAREEAEHLLQRLAKEVVDISGFLPCLYIREGTRRDELLKLIEEEPGISILVLAAGAGRGGPGPLISHIVGQMSGTLRIPVTVVPGTLTDAQLDAIT